The Candidatus Zixiibacteriota bacterium genomic sequence GACCCCTTTATTTTTTGGCTTCAATGCAGTACTTTGCGGCAATGAAAGCGCCTGCCGCAAAGAGAGAATTTTTGGTACTGCTGGCCGGAATCCTCTGGCTAATAGTCGGGAGCGTTTTGATAGTCGGTGGCGTCAGCTGGCTGGAGGAATTCAACTCTCTGGCGGTCATTTCTGTCCTGGCGGCAACAGTTGCCGGAGCGGCGATTGCGCATTTCGGATTCTCCCCCCTTGCCCGCAAGAATCTGGCGCGGATATATGCGCAGGCGCCGGGAAAAGACAAAGTCTGCCTGTTCGCCTTTCAGAACCGGCGCAGTTACCTTCTATTTGGAGTGATGATTCTCCTTGGATATCTGTTGCGCCACTCTCCCCTCCCCAAACCGTTTCTCTCACCCGTTTATGTCGCGATCGGTTCTGCGCTTTTCCTTGCCAGCCTTATCTATTACCGTCGGTTACTCCCTTAGATATTAATTGAGTTTAAATTCCACCGGCAGCCTGACCCAGCATTTGACGGGGTAATGGTCGTTTAAGGCCGGTTGAAAGTGGGCAGTGAGGGCGGCGGCATACGCCCTTTCACCAAAGCCGACTTTTGCCGGTTTTTCGCTCACGACTTTAATCTCTTCGGCGCGGCCGTCAGTGCCGACCAGAATATTCAGTATTACCTCCCCTTCCGTGCCGATGCGCCGCGCCAGCTCCGGATACTGGGGGTCTTTCATCCAGACCAATTCCGGAAGCCTTTCAAGCGGGGCATTAAAAGTATAAATGGAGGTATCCATCGAATGACGCCAGTCGCGGCTGTTCTCGACTAAAGCAAGTTCGGCCGATTCCACCGGCAAGGGCTTACTTTCGTCAAAGTAGCCAAGATATCCCGAATCCTCCAGATACTGGTCAATCTCCGGACCAAGAACGGGAACCAGACCATTATTCTCAGGAAGCGGCATCTTGCCCGAACCTTTGACACCGGGCGGCGTCGGAGGAAGCGGATTGTAAACAATCTTGCCAAGTGGCTCAAGTGGAGATGACCAGGTCTCCGATGCCGGGGCGCAACGGGGTATTATATCCACGAGGCGGGAGAGATGTAAATACAGCGCCGGCGTAATTATGGTCAATGACGCACAAAGCATCCCCAGCAAGAGATTGTGCTGATAGCGGAGCTTAAGAGCGCAGGCGGGGAATCGAACCGGAGCAATATTGCTTTCCGGCATACAGCACCTCCTTTAGCAAGGAGGTTGCCGTACTATTTGCCGATAGTTCTAAAAATCAGTTACCGCCGGTCAGGGTAAACTCAACCTGGTATGCCACCCAGACCGCGACCGGACGACCGTTCTGAATCGCCGGTTTGAATTTGCATTTGTATGCCGCTGCCACCGCCGCTTCATCAAAGCCGGCTTTGGAGCCGGAGGACTTGAAGACCATTGCTTTGACAACGCTGCCGTTTTTGTCAACGAGCGCCTTCACCCAGACCACCGCCTCCATATTGGCCTGCTTTGCCAAACGGGGGTATTCCGGCACCTCTTCGTAAATCATTTCAGCCGGGATTTCGACCGGAACGAATTCATCGGGAGCCGGCAGGTAGGCGTCATCGGGAATATCGACGACCACATTGCTCCCCTGGTCGAGGTCGGTGGAGGCGACGTCCGGGGCGACAATGTCAGCCAATTCCTGACGAGAAGCGATGACCACATCCTGGTCGATGACATCTTCATCGGCAACCGGTTTCGGGATACCGACTTTGGGAGCCACCAGCTGCGGCTGGTCAAT encodes the following:
- a CDS encoding energy transducer TonB, which encodes MPESNIAPVRFPACALKLRYQHNLLLGMLCASLTIITPALYLHLSRLVDIIPRCAPASETWSSPLEPLGKIVYNPLPPTPPGVKGSGKMPLPENNGLVPVLGPEIDQYLEDSGYLGYFDESKPLPVESAELALVENSRDWRHSMDTSIYTFNAPLERLPELVWMKDPQYPELARRIGTEGEVILNILVGTDGRAEEIKVVSEKPAKVGFGERAYAAALTAHFQPALNDHYPVKCWVRLPVEFKLN
- a CDS encoding TonB family protein, with the protein product MAKVYTPKYSDYGAFELKIKYQRNMLLGVLFSAMLVVVFVGGAYIYKAITAEDYSDVPVQIIKTIADLGPPPTVAKKPPTIKIDQPQLVAPKVGIPKPVADEDVIDQDVVIASRQELADIVAPDVASTDLDQGSNVVVDIPDDAYLPAPDEFVPVEIPAEMIYEEVPEYPRLAKQANMEAVVWVKALVDKNGSVVKAMVFKSSGSKAGFDEAAVAAAYKCKFKPAIQNGRPVAVWVAYQVEFTLTGGN